Proteins encoded together in one Paracidovorax wautersii window:
- a CDS encoding cation-translocating P-type ATPase, whose product MSNHPSGPQVAAADPVQAGVPRGSALDGATAATLLDDPLEWSAFGRPVGAPVSDDPAVNASVPWESHVVLEGMHCAACALTIEETLRRVPGVREAEVSSATRRARVVWHPAQVRPSQWMASVGQAGYRALPAMDAFVREQRQREHRRALWRWLVAGFCMMQVMMYAWPAYQAMPGDLSLEMERLLRWASWVISLPVMLFACGPFFSSALRDVRQRRISMDLPVALGMAITFLVSSAGTFDPAGPFGREVYYDSLTMFVFFLLTGRWLELRLRDRTAGALEAVMNRLPDSVERRGADGDFVRVATRRLVAGDTIRVLPGEAFPADGRIVAGRTQADEALLTGESTPVLRGEGSTVTAGSYNLQAPVEVQVQSLGAETRFGQIVALMESASLQKPRLAQLADRIARPFLVAVLAAAALAAAWWWPTSPSHALMVAVAVLIVTCPCALSLATPVAMLTAAGTLARQGVLVRNLQGLEALAAVDTVVFDKTGTLTRDGMAVRAVHLAPGAGLLEADAVALAGALALHSLHPVSRALAAFAERSAGAGGWEVEQVQEVSGRGLVATVRQTGQGGSPWTVRLGSAAHTGVVSAGLQQQVVLACERGERGEGSLQEVARFDLSEDLRPEAAEVVRGLQEAGVAVQLLSGDRDGAVQRVAAQAGIAEAVGDCTPQDKLQRLQGAQAQGRHVAMVGDGLNDGPVLAGAHVSFAFGRAVPLAQSRSDFVVLGDHLDLVLQTLLLARRTLRIVRQNLWWAAGYNALCVPLAIAGYMPAWLAGLGMALSSLLVVMNAARLARGTAAHARFQAPGAPSGSPAQPPSALAAATPVEVA is encoded by the coding sequence ATGTCAAACCACCCTTCGGGCCCGCAGGTCGCCGCCGCCGACCCCGTGCAGGCAGGCGTGCCACGCGGGAGCGCTTTGGACGGCGCCACAGCCGCCACCCTACTGGACGATCCTCTCGAATGGTCTGCCTTCGGACGCCCGGTGGGCGCGCCGGTCTCCGATGATCCGGCCGTCAACGCGTCGGTGCCTTGGGAATCGCATGTGGTGCTGGAGGGCATGCATTGCGCGGCCTGCGCGCTCACCATCGAGGAGACCTTGCGCCGGGTGCCCGGCGTGCGCGAGGCCGAGGTCAGCTCCGCCACGCGCCGCGCACGCGTGGTGTGGCATCCGGCGCAGGTGCGCCCGTCGCAGTGGATGGCCTCCGTCGGCCAGGCTGGCTACCGCGCGCTGCCGGCCATGGACGCCTTCGTGCGCGAGCAGCGCCAGCGCGAGCACCGCCGCGCCCTGTGGCGCTGGCTGGTGGCGGGCTTTTGCATGATGCAGGTGATGATGTACGCATGGCCTGCCTACCAGGCCATGCCCGGCGATCTGTCGCTGGAGATGGAGCGCCTGCTGCGCTGGGCGTCCTGGGTCATCAGCCTGCCGGTGATGCTGTTCGCCTGCGGCCCGTTCTTCTCGAGCGCGCTGCGCGACGTGCGCCAGCGCCGCATCAGCATGGACCTGCCGGTGGCCCTCGGCATGGCCATCACCTTCCTCGTCAGCTCTGCCGGCACCTTCGATCCGGCCGGGCCGTTCGGGCGGGAGGTCTACTACGACTCGCTGACGATGTTCGTGTTCTTCCTGCTCACGGGCCGGTGGCTGGAGCTGCGGCTGCGCGACCGCACCGCGGGCGCGCTCGAAGCGGTGATGAACCGCCTGCCTGACAGCGTGGAACGCCGGGGCGCCGACGGCGACTTCGTGCGCGTGGCGACGCGCCGTCTGGTGGCGGGCGACACCATCCGCGTGCTGCCCGGCGAAGCCTTCCCTGCCGACGGCCGTATCGTCGCGGGCCGCACCCAGGCCGACGAGGCGCTGCTCACCGGCGAATCCACCCCTGTGCTGCGCGGCGAGGGCAGCACGGTCACGGCCGGCAGCTACAACCTGCAGGCGCCGGTCGAGGTGCAGGTGCAGAGCCTGGGCGCCGAGACGCGTTTCGGCCAGATCGTGGCGCTGATGGAAAGCGCTTCGCTGCAAAAACCCCGGCTTGCGCAGCTGGCCGACCGCATCGCGCGGCCCTTCCTCGTGGCCGTGTTGGCGGCCGCGGCGCTGGCCGCCGCATGGTGGTGGCCCACCAGCCCCAGCCACGCGCTGATGGTGGCGGTGGCCGTGCTCATCGTGACCTGCCCCTGCGCGTTGTCGCTGGCTACGCCCGTCGCCATGCTCACGGCGGCCGGGACGTTGGCGCGCCAGGGCGTGCTGGTGCGCAACCTGCAGGGACTGGAGGCGCTGGCGGCCGTGGACACGGTGGTGTTCGACAAGACCGGCACGCTCACGCGCGATGGCATGGCCGTGCGCGCCGTGCATCTCGCGCCGGGCGCCGGCCTCCTGGAGGCCGATGCCGTGGCGCTGGCCGGAGCGTTGGCGCTGCATTCGCTGCATCCGGTGTCGCGCGCGCTGGCCGCTTTTGCGGAGCGATCGGCGGGCGCTGGCGGCTGGGAGGTCGAGCAGGTACAGGAGGTTTCCGGCCGCGGTCTGGTCGCCACGGTGCGGCAGACGGGGCAGGGCGGTTCGCCATGGACCGTGCGGCTGGGCTCGGCTGCGCACACCGGTGTGGTGTCTGCCGGTCTGCAGCAGCAAGTGGTGCTGGCCTGCGAACGTGGGGAGCGCGGCGAGGGGAGCCTGCAGGAAGTCGCCCGGTTCGATCTGAGCGAAGACCTGCGCCCCGAGGCGGCCGAGGTCGTGCGCGGGCTGCAGGAGGCCGGCGTGGCGGTGCAGCTGCTGTCGGGTGATCGCGACGGGGCCGTGCAGCGCGTGGCCGCTCAGGCCGGCATCGCCGAGGCCGTGGGGGACTGCACACCGCAAGACAAGCTGCAGCGCCTGCAGGGCGCTCAGGCGCAGGGCCGGCACGTCGCCATGGTCGGCGATGGCCTCAACGACGGCCCGGTGCTGGCGGGTGCGCATGTGTCCTTCGCCTTTGGCCGTGCCGTGCCGCTGGCGCAATCGCGGTCCGATTTTGTCGTCCTGGGTGATCACCTGGACCTGGTGTTGCAGACGCTCCTGCTGGCGCGCCGCACGCTGCGCATCGTGCGTCAGAACCTGTGGTGGGCCGCTGGCTACAACGCCCTGTGCGTGCCCTTGGCGATCGCCGGCTACATGCCGGCGTGGCTGGCCGGCCTGGGCATGGCGCTCAGTTCCTTGCTCGTGGTCATGAATGCCGCCCGGCTGGCCCGCGGCACCGCTGCGCACGCGAGATTCCAGGCCCCCGGAGCGCCGTCCGGCAGCCCGGCGCAGCCCCCTTCGGCCCTTGCGGCTGCAACCCCTGTCGAGGTGGCCTGA
- the ccoS gene encoding cbb3-type cytochrome oxidase assembly protein CcoS, translated as MDILYLLIPLSVGLVLLILGGLWWAVYRGQFENVEQEGERILRDG; from the coding sequence ATGGACATCCTGTACCTGTTGATTCCCCTGTCCGTCGGCCTAGTCCTGCTCATCCTGGGAGGACTTTGGTGGGCGGTTTACCGAGGTCAATTCGAGAACGTGGAGCAGGAAGGCGAGCGCATTCTGAGAGACGGTTGA
- the ccoN gene encoding cytochrome-c oxidase, cbb3-type subunit I → MDSSTTNAAHYNDTVVRQFSIMAVVWGVVGMLVGVFIAAQLAWPELNFGIPWLSYGRLRPLHTNAVIFGFGGCALFATSYYVVQRTSQVRLFCAPLASFTFWGWLLVIISAAISLPLGFTTGKEYAELEWPIDILITLVWVSYAIVFFGTIGTRKVKHIYVANWFFGGFILAVAILHVVNSAEVPAGWMKSYSAYAGVQDAMVQWWYGHNAVGFFLTAGFLGMMYYFIPKQAGRPVYSYRLSIVHFWALIFTYMWAGPHHLHYTALPDWTQSVGMVFSLILLAPSWGGMINGIMTLSGAWHKLRDDPILRFLIVSLSFYGMATFEGPMMSIKTVNALSHYTDWTVGHVHAGALGWVGLISMGSLYFLVPRLFGKEKMHSIKAIELHFWMATIGIVLYIAAMWIAGVMQGLMWRAVNADGTLTYTFVESVKATYPFYVIRFLGGLLYLGGMVIMGWNVWMTAISGRSVKVAIPAVNAAHA, encoded by the coding sequence ATGGATTCTTCAACAACAAATGCTGCGCATTACAACGACACCGTTGTTCGCCAGTTTTCTATCATGGCCGTCGTGTGGGGGGTGGTCGGCATGCTGGTGGGCGTTTTCATCGCCGCCCAGCTGGCCTGGCCTGAGCTCAACTTCGGCATTCCATGGCTCAGCTATGGACGGCTCCGGCCGCTGCACACCAACGCGGTGATCTTCGGCTTCGGCGGCTGCGCCCTGTTCGCCACCAGCTACTACGTCGTCCAGCGTACCAGCCAGGTGCGGCTGTTCTGCGCACCTCTGGCTTCCTTCACGTTCTGGGGGTGGCTGCTGGTCATCATCTCGGCCGCCATCTCGCTGCCCCTGGGATTCACCACGGGCAAGGAATACGCCGAACTCGAGTGGCCCATCGACATCCTGATCACGCTGGTCTGGGTCTCGTATGCCATCGTCTTCTTCGGCACCATCGGCACCCGCAAGGTCAAGCACATCTACGTGGCCAACTGGTTCTTCGGCGGGTTCATCCTGGCCGTCGCCATCCTGCACGTGGTGAACAGCGCCGAAGTGCCGGCGGGCTGGATGAAGAGCTACTCGGCCTACGCTGGCGTACAGGACGCCATGGTCCAGTGGTGGTACGGCCATAACGCCGTGGGCTTCTTCCTGACCGCGGGCTTCCTGGGCATGATGTACTACTTCATCCCCAAGCAGGCCGGCCGCCCGGTGTACAGCTACCGCCTGTCCATCGTGCACTTCTGGGCTCTGATCTTCACGTACATGTGGGCGGGTCCCCACCACCTGCACTACACCGCGCTGCCCGACTGGACGCAGTCCGTGGGCATGGTGTTCTCGCTCATCCTGCTGGCACCCAGCTGGGGCGGCATGATCAACGGCATCATGACCCTGTCGGGCGCGTGGCACAAGCTGCGTGACGACCCCATCCTGCGCTTCCTGATCGTGTCGCTGTCGTTCTACGGTATGGCCACGTTCGAAGGTCCGATGATGTCCATCAAGACCGTCAACGCGCTGTCGCACTACACCGACTGGACCGTGGGCCACGTGCACGCCGGCGCCCTGGGCTGGGTGGGCCTGATCTCCATGGGCTCCCTGTACTTCCTGGTGCCGCGCCTCTTCGGCAAGGAAAAGATGCACTCCATCAAGGCGATCGAGCTGCACTTCTGGATGGCCACGATCGGCATCGTGCTGTACATCGCCGCCATGTGGATCGCCGGCGTGATGCAGGGCCTGATGTGGCGCGCAGTGAACGCCGACGGCACGCTCACCTACACCTTCGTCGAGAGCGTCAAGGCGACCTATCCGTTCTACGTGATCCGCTTCCTGGGCGGCCTGCTGTACCTGGGCGGCATGGTGATCATGGGCTGGAACGTCTGGATGACCGCGATCTCGGGCCGCTCCGTCAAGGTGGCCATTCCCGCCGTCAACGCAGCACACGCCTGA